A portion of the Pseudomonas sp. GR 6-02 genome contains these proteins:
- a CDS encoding LysR family transcriptional regulator has protein sequence MDQVKAMKVFVRIYERSSFTLAADDLNLPRATLTHTLNQFEAWLGTRLLERSTRKVRPTLDGEAYYLRCVQLLAELEEAELAFRGVAPKGRLRVDLHGTLAKHFVIPALPQFMARYPDIELSISEADRFVDLIAEGVDCVLRAGTLGDSALIGKRVANLRQITCASPAYLRKYGEPKNLEDLKNHRAVNYVSRTTAKLFPFEFMVDGELKEVAIDGALSVFGAEIYAASAIAGLGLIQCPHYRMETQIGQGLVQEILTDTPPPSMPVSVLYPHNRHMSPRVRVFVDWLGEVFAGAR, from the coding sequence ATGGATCAAGTAAAGGCGATGAAGGTTTTCGTGCGGATCTACGAGCGCAGCAGCTTCACGCTGGCGGCCGATGACCTGAACCTGCCGCGTGCCACCCTGACCCATACGCTGAATCAGTTCGAAGCCTGGCTCGGTACCCGTTTACTGGAGCGCAGCACGCGCAAGGTCCGTCCTACGCTGGATGGCGAGGCGTACTACTTGCGTTGCGTGCAGTTGTTGGCAGAACTGGAAGAAGCCGAACTGGCATTTCGCGGCGTTGCGCCGAAAGGCCGATTACGGGTGGATCTGCATGGCACGTTGGCCAAGCACTTTGTAATCCCGGCGTTGCCGCAATTCATGGCGCGCTACCCGGACATCGAACTGTCCATCAGCGAAGCTGATCGCTTCGTCGACCTGATCGCTGAAGGCGTTGATTGCGTGTTGCGCGCCGGCACCTTGGGCGACTCGGCGCTAATCGGTAAACGTGTCGCCAACCTGCGCCAGATCACCTGCGCCAGCCCGGCATACTTGCGTAAGTACGGCGAACCGAAAAACCTCGAAGACCTGAAAAACCACCGCGCGGTGAACTACGTTTCGCGCACCACGGCCAAGCTGTTTCCATTCGAGTTCATGGTGGATGGCGAGCTGAAAGAAGTGGCCATCGATGGCGCGTTGTCGGTGTTCGGCGCGGAGATTTATGCGGCCTCGGCAATTGCCGGATTGGGGCTGATTCAGTGCCCGCATTACCGAATGGAAACGCAGATTGGCCAAGGGTTGGTGCAGGAAATCCTCACCGACACACCGCCGCCATCGATGCCGGTTTCGGTGTTGTATCCGCATAACCGACACATGTCGCCACGGGTTCGGGTGTTTGTGGATTGGTTGGGGGAGGTGTTTGCGGGTGCCCGGTAA
- a CDS encoding type II toxin-antitoxin system HicA family toxin has protein sequence MRSREMIRMIEEDGWYLVAVKGSHHQYKHPCKSGRVTIKHPDSDLPKGTINSILKQAGLK, from the coding sequence ATGCGAAGTCGGGAAATGATCAGGATGATCGAGGAGGATGGTTGGTATCTGGTGGCCGTGAAAGGTAGCCATCATCAGTACAAGCACCCGTGTAAGTCAGGCAGGGTGACGATAAAACACCCTGATTCGGATCTTCCAAAAGGCACGATCAACAGCATATTGAAACAGGCGGGTCTGAAATGA
- a CDS encoding type II toxin-antitoxin system HicB family antitoxin: MRPDIGNESLEGATSQEGLIEMKFPVVLHKDADSEYGVIIPDVPGCFSAGATVAQAFENVKEALALHYEGLVADGDPLPQVREIDAHLDNPDYAGGVWGVVEFDITPYFGKSVRFNATLPEQLLERIDQTVRRDQRYSSRSGFLAAAALRELSA; the protein is encoded by the coding sequence ATGAGGCCCGACATCGGAAACGAAAGCCTCGAAGGGGCCACATCACAGGAAGGACTCATCGAAATGAAATTCCCGGTCGTTCTGCACAAGGATGCCGACTCAGAATACGGAGTGATTATCCCGGACGTGCCGGGATGCTTCTCCGCAGGCGCTACAGTGGCGCAGGCATTTGAAAACGTGAAAGAAGCGTTGGCTTTGCACTACGAAGGTCTGGTCGCCGATGGTGATCCACTTCCGCAGGTGCGTGAAATTGACGCTCATCTTGATAACCCTGATTACGCTGGCGGTGTGTGGGGTGTGGTCGAATTCGATATCACACCCTATTTCGGCAAGTCGGTGCGCTTCAATGCCACGCTTCCTGAGCAGTTGCTTGAGCGTATCGATCAGACGGTCAGACGAGATCAGCGATATAGCTCAAGGTCTGGCTTTTTGGCGGCTGCCGCGCTACGTGAGTTGTCGGCGTAA
- the mgrA gene encoding L-glyceraldehyde 3-phosphate reductase, with protein MTYTAAENRYDSIPYRRVGRSGLVLPALSLGLWHNFGDSTPIDTQRSLLRTAFDLGINHFDLANNYGPPYGSAEINFGRLIREDFKQYRDELIISSKAGWDMWPGPYGQGGGSRKYVLASLDQSLQRLGLDYVDIFYSHRFDPDTPLEETASALATAVQQGKALYIGISSYSGVKTREMAALLKEWKVPLLIHQPAYNLLNRWVEKDLLDVTDELGTGVIAFTPLAQGLLTDKYLNGIPKDARVNRPGGDSLQSSHLSEANIAQVRALNEIAKRRGQSLAQLALAWTLRDPRVTSALIGASRPEQIIENVGALKNLSFSVEELAEIDRFAQEGGINLWEKPSMAE; from the coding sequence ATGACCTACACCGCTGCCGAGAACCGCTACGACTCTATCCCTTACCGCCGCGTAGGCCGCAGCGGGCTGGTGCTGCCGGCACTGTCGCTGGGCCTGTGGCACAACTTCGGCGACAGCACGCCGATCGACACCCAGCGCTCGCTGCTGCGCACGGCGTTCGATCTGGGCATCAACCACTTCGACCTGGCCAACAACTACGGCCCGCCGTACGGCAGCGCCGAGATCAACTTCGGTCGTTTGATACGCGAAGACTTCAAGCAGTACCGCGATGAGCTGATCATCTCCAGCAAGGCCGGTTGGGACATGTGGCCCGGCCCTTATGGCCAGGGCGGCGGGTCGCGCAAATATGTGCTGGCCAGTCTCGACCAGAGCCTGCAACGCCTGGGCCTCGATTACGTCGACATTTTCTATTCCCACCGCTTCGACCCGGACACGCCACTGGAAGAAACCGCCAGTGCACTGGCCACCGCCGTGCAACAGGGCAAGGCCTTGTACATTGGCATCTCGTCTTACTCCGGGGTGAAAACCCGGGAAATGGCCGCGTTGCTCAAGGAGTGGAAAGTCCCGCTGCTGATCCACCAGCCGGCCTACAACCTGCTCAATCGCTGGGTGGAAAAGGACCTGCTGGATGTCACCGACGAACTCGGTACCGGCGTGATCGCCTTCACGCCGTTGGCGCAGGGCCTGTTGACCGACAAATACCTCAATGGCATTCCGAAGGATGCGCGGGTCAATCGCCCGGGCGGTGATTCATTGCAGTCCTCTCACCTGTCCGAAGCCAACATCGCCCAAGTGCGGGCGCTCAATGAGATCGCCAAGCGTCGTGGTCAGAGCCTGGCGCAACTGGCGTTGGCCTGGACCCTGCGCGATCCACGGGTGACCTCGGCGCTGATCGGCGCGAGCCGGCCGGAGCAGATCATCGAAAACGTCGGGGCGCTGAAGAACCTGAGTTTTAGCGTGGAAGAACTGGCGGAGATTGATCGATTTGCCCAGGAGGGCGGGATCAATCTGTGGGAGAAGCCTTCGATGGCTGAGTAA
- the tauD gene encoding taurine dioxygenase: MSNLTIVPLSCALGAQISGVDISQPLNVGQRDVIEQALLKYQVLFFRNQPIEPQQQARFAAYFGDLHIHPIYPNVPEQPEVLILDTAVTDVRDNAIWHTDVTFLPTPAMGAVLSAKLLPEFGGDTLWASGIAAYEALSAPMKTLLEGLTATHDFTRSFPLERYGNTPEALAQWEEARRKNPPLSHPVIRTHPVSGRRSLFVNEGFTSKINELSETESEAVLKFLFAHTTRPDFTIRWRWQKDDIAFWDNRVTQHYAVDDYRPARRVMQRATVLGDVPFFR, translated from the coding sequence ATGAGTAACCTGACAATCGTCCCTTTAAGCTGCGCCCTCGGCGCGCAAATCAGCGGCGTCGACATCAGCCAGCCGCTGAACGTGGGGCAACGCGACGTCATCGAACAGGCGCTGCTCAAGTATCAGGTGCTGTTCTTCCGTAACCAGCCGATCGAGCCACAGCAACAGGCGCGATTCGCCGCCTATTTCGGCGACCTGCATATCCATCCGATCTACCCGAATGTGCCGGAGCAACCCGAAGTGCTGATCCTCGACACCGCCGTCACCGACGTGCGAGATAACGCGATCTGGCACACCGATGTGACGTTCCTGCCGACCCCGGCGATGGGCGCGGTGCTCAGCGCCAAGTTGCTGCCGGAGTTTGGCGGCGACACCCTGTGGGCCAGCGGCATTGCGGCGTATGAAGCGTTGTCCGCGCCGATGAAAACCTTGCTCGAGGGGCTGACCGCCACTCACGATTTCACCCGCTCGTTTCCACTGGAGCGCTATGGCAACACGCCGGAGGCGCTGGCCCAGTGGGAAGAAGCCCGGCGCAAGAACCCGCCACTGTCACACCCGGTGATTCGTACGCATCCGGTGAGCGGGCGCCGGTCGTTATTCGTCAATGAGGGCTTCACATCGAAGATCAATGAGCTGTCGGAAACCGAGAGCGAAGCAGTTCTGAAGTTCTTGTTCGCCCACACCACACGGCCGGACTTCACCATTCGCTGGCGCTGGCAAAAAGACGACATCGCGTTTTGGGATAACCGCGTGACCCAGCATTACGCGGTGGATGATTACCGCCCGGCACGGCGGGTGATGCAGCGGGCGACGGTGTTGGGGGATGTGCCGTTTTTCCGCTGA
- the tauC gene encoding taurine ABC transporter permease TauC: MSSYGIPAATVKPGSKVKGSAVIALRRRISTRWISVLTLIALLAIWWAVTATGLIEPLFLPPPSAVLQKGWLLVTSGYMDSTLWQHLGASLSRIGLGLGFAVLTAVPIGIAIGHNRIARGILDPLIEFYRPIPPLAYLPLIVIWCGIGELSKVLLIYLAIFAPIAIATATGVRTVDPAKLRAAQSLGATRAQLIRHVILPSALPDILTGVRIGLGVGWSTLVAAELIAATSGLGFMVQSAAQFLVTDVVVLGILVIALIAFAMEMGLRALQRKLVPWHGQAH, from the coding sequence ATGAGCAGCTATGGAATTCCCGCCGCAACGGTAAAACCCGGTTCAAAGGTGAAGGGCTCGGCGGTGATCGCGCTACGCCGCCGTATCAGCACCCGCTGGATCAGCGTGCTGACACTGATCGCGCTGTTGGCGATCTGGTGGGCCGTCACCGCCACCGGTTTGATCGAACCACTGTTCCTGCCGCCCCCCTCCGCCGTGCTGCAAAAAGGCTGGTTGCTGGTGACCAGCGGTTACATGGATTCGACCTTGTGGCAGCACTTGGGCGCGAGCCTCAGCCGCATCGGTTTGGGCCTGGGCTTCGCGGTGCTGACCGCGGTGCCGATCGGCATTGCCATCGGCCACAACCGCATTGCTCGCGGCATTCTCGATCCGCTGATCGAGTTTTACCGCCCGATTCCGCCCCTGGCCTATTTGCCGCTGATCGTGATCTGGTGCGGCATCGGTGAGCTGTCGAAAGTGTTGCTGATCTACCTGGCGATCTTCGCCCCGATAGCCATCGCCACCGCCACCGGCGTGCGCACCGTCGACCCGGCGAAATTGCGCGCTGCACAGTCGTTGGGTGCGACTCGGGCGCAGTTGATTCGCCATGTGATTCTGCCCAGTGCCTTGCCGGACATTTTGACCGGCGTGCGCATTGGCTTGGGGGTGGGTTGGTCGACACTGGTGGCTGCCGAGTTGATCGCCGCCACCAGCGGTTTGGGCTTCATGGTGCAGTCGGCGGCGCAGTTCCTGGTCACCGATGTGGTGGTGCTGGGGATTCTGGTGATCGCGCTGATCGCCTTCGCCATGGAGATGGGCCTGCGCGCCCTGCAGCGCAAACTGGTGCCGTGGCATGGCCAGGCTCACTGA
- the tauB gene encoding taurine ABC transporter ATP-binding subunit yields the protein MALLQLERISAQYPGAAEPVLADISLSLGPRQLLVALGPSGSGKTSLLNLIAGFVEPSAGRITLDGVPVKGPSAERGVVFQDDALLPWQDVLANVGFGLELAGAAREKREQRAREMLALVDLSGFENRRIWQLSGGQKQRVGLARALAADPRVLLMDEPFGALDAFTREQMQELLLQVWQRTAKPVFLITHDIEEAVFLATDLILLAPNPGQIVERLSLDFGQRYAAGESARSIKSDPRFIETREHVLAKVFSQRSAVQRQEHA from the coding sequence ATGGCTTTGCTACAGCTGGAGCGCATCAGCGCACAGTACCCCGGTGCAGCGGAACCTGTGCTGGCGGATATTTCCCTGAGCCTTGGGCCCCGGCAGTTGCTGGTCGCCCTCGGCCCTTCCGGCAGTGGCAAGACTTCGCTGTTGAACCTGATTGCCGGTTTCGTCGAGCCCAGCGCCGGGCGCATCACCCTTGACGGCGTGCCGGTCAAAGGCCCGAGCGCCGAGCGCGGCGTGGTGTTTCAGGACGACGCCCTGCTGCCTTGGCAGGACGTGCTGGCCAACGTCGGCTTCGGCCTGGAACTGGCCGGCGCCGCGCGGGAAAAACGTGAACAGCGCGCCCGGGAAATGCTCGCGCTGGTAGACCTTTCCGGTTTCGAAAACCGCCGCATCTGGCAACTCTCGGGCGGGCAGAAACAACGTGTCGGCCTGGCCCGCGCCCTCGCCGCCGACCCTCGGGTGTTGCTGATGGACGAACCCTTCGGCGCCCTGGATGCCTTCACCCGCGAACAGATGCAGGAGCTGCTGCTGCAAGTCTGGCAACGCACCGCCAAACCGGTGTTCCTGATTACCCACGATATTGAAGAAGCGGTGTTCCTCGCCACCGACCTGATTCTGCTGGCGCCGAATCCCGGGCAAATCGTCGAGCGCCTGAGCCTGGATTTTGGCCAACGTTACGCCGCAGGTGAATCGGCGCGCTCGATCAAGTCCGACCCGCGTTTTATCGAAACCCGCGAACACGTGCTCGCCAAAGTGTTCTCCCAACGCAGTGCCGTCCAGCGGCAGGAGCACGCATGA
- the tauA gene encoding taurine ABC transporter substrate-binding protein — translation MKLISPLRLLVAASLAAASFLAQAADVTVAYQTTVDPAKVAQADGAYEKATKASIDWRKFDSGADIIAAIASGDVQIGYLGSSPLTAAITRKVPVETFLIATQIGAAEALVARDGSGIKTPQDLIGKKVAVPFVSTGHYSLLAALKHWNIDPSKVTVLNLAPPAIIAAWKRGDIDATYVWDPALGVAKENGKVLITSGELAKFGAPTFDAWIVRKDFAEKHPEIVTAFAKVTLDAYADYRKDPQAWLANQSNVDKLVKLSGAKASDIPLLLQGNVYPLAADQVITLGAPTTKAITDTAAFLKEQGKVEAVLPDYAPYVSAKYITN, via the coding sequence ATGAAACTGATTTCCCCCCTTCGCCTCCTGGTGGCCGCGTCGCTGGCTGCGGCAAGTTTCCTGGCTCAGGCGGCAGATGTGACCGTCGCCTACCAGACCACCGTTGACCCGGCCAAAGTCGCCCAAGCCGACGGCGCCTACGAAAAAGCCACCAAAGCCAGTATCGACTGGCGAAAATTCGATAGCGGCGCCGACATCATCGCCGCCATCGCTTCCGGCGATGTGCAGATCGGCTATCTCGGCTCCAGCCCCCTGACGGCGGCAATCACCCGCAAAGTCCCGGTGGAAACCTTCCTCATCGCCACCCAGATCGGCGCCGCCGAAGCCTTGGTCGCGCGCGACGGGTCCGGGATCAAGACCCCACAAGACCTGATCGGCAAAAAAGTCGCCGTACCGTTCGTCTCCACCGGCCACTACAGCCTGCTTGCAGCGCTGAAACACTGGAACATCGACCCGTCGAAAGTCACCGTGCTCAACCTCGCGCCGCCAGCGATCATCGCGGCATGGAAACGCGGTGACATCGACGCCACCTACGTGTGGGACCCGGCGCTCGGTGTGGCCAAGGAAAACGGCAAAGTGCTGATCACTTCCGGCGAACTGGCCAAGTTCGGCGCGCCGACCTTCGATGCCTGGATCGTGCGCAAGGACTTCGCCGAGAAGCATCCGGAGATCGTCACCGCATTCGCCAAAGTGACCCTCGATGCCTACGCCGACTACCGCAAGGATCCGCAAGCCTGGCTGGCCAACCAAAGCAACGTCGACAAACTGGTGAAACTCTCCGGTGCCAAGGCCAGCGATATTCCGCTGCTGCTGCAAGGCAACGTGTATCCGCTGGCGGCTGATCAGGTGATCACCCTCGGCGCGCCGACCACCAAGGCCATTACCGACACTGCGGCGTTCCTCAAGGAGCAGGGCAAGGTCGAGGCTGTGCTGCCGGACTACGCGCCGTACGTCAGCGCCAAGTACATCACCAACTGA
- the gshA gene encoding glutamate--cysteine ligase, producing the protein MSELLNRRLALLGERANLSLLEQCLHGIERECLRVTGEGRLAQTPHPEALGSALTNEQITTDYSESLLEFITPALPDPADTLASLDKIHRFAYSKLGDEYLWSPSMPCPLPAEEDIPIAYYGTSNIGQLKYVYRKGLALRYGKTMQCIAGIHYNFSLPEKLWPLLKEAEGFVGTDRDYQSSAYIALIRNFRRYSWLLMYLFGASPALDAGFLRGRSHQLEQLDPDTLYLPYATSLRMSDLGYQSNAQAGLTPCYNDLTSYTDSLRKAVATPYPAYVEVGTHKDGEWVQLNTNILQIENEYYSNIRPKRVTYTGERPIQALVARGIQYVEVRCLDINPFLPMGIDLTESRFLDAFLLYCALNDSPLLTSTSCGNATSNFLSVVKEGRRPGLQLQRDGQAVDMKEWAGELLEKIAPLAALLDQSHGGDAHSKALDAQMAKVQDSSLTPSAQVLAAMAEHKESFAQFSLRQSQAHAEFFRSEPLSGEEQARFEELARSSLAQQAELEQNEVGDFDVFVGSYQASILAISN; encoded by the coding sequence TTGAGCGAACTTCTCAACCGCCGCCTGGCTCTGCTCGGCGAGCGCGCTAACCTCTCTCTGCTCGAACAGTGCCTTCACGGCATCGAACGTGAATGCCTGCGCGTGACAGGCGAAGGGCGCCTGGCACAAACGCCGCACCCCGAAGCATTGGGTTCCGCGCTGACCAACGAACAAATCACCACTGACTACTCCGAGTCGCTGCTGGAGTTCATCACGCCGGCCCTGCCAGACCCGGCGGATACGCTGGCGAGCCTGGACAAGATTCACCGGTTTGCCTACAGCAAACTCGGCGACGAGTACCTGTGGAGTCCATCGATGCCGTGCCCGTTGCCGGCCGAGGAAGACATCCCGATCGCCTATTACGGCACCTCCAACATCGGTCAGCTCAAGTACGTCTATCGCAAGGGCCTGGCCCTGCGTTACGGCAAGACGATGCAGTGCATCGCCGGGATCCACTACAACTTTTCCCTGCCGGAAAAGCTCTGGCCGCTGCTTAAAGAGGCCGAAGGCTTTGTCGGCACCGACCGCGATTATCAGTCGTCAGCCTACATCGCGCTGATCCGCAACTTCCGTCGCTACAGCTGGCTGCTGATGTACCTGTTCGGCGCCTCGCCGGCGCTGGACGCCGGTTTCCTGCGCGGTCGCTCGCATCAGCTGGAACAACTGGATCCGGACACCTTGTACCTGCCGTACGCCACCAGCCTGCGCATGAGCGATCTGGGTTACCAGAGCAACGCCCAGGCCGGCCTGACGCCGTGCTACAACGACCTGACCAGCTACACCGACAGCCTGCGCAAAGCGGTGGCTACGCCGTATCCAGCGTACGTCGAGGTGGGTACGCACAAGGACGGTGAGTGGGTTCAGCTCAACACCAACATCCTGCAGATCGAAAACGAGTACTACTCCAACATCCGCCCCAAGCGTGTGACCTACACCGGCGAACGGCCGATTCAGGCGCTGGTGGCCCGTGGCATCCAGTACGTCGAAGTCCGCTGCCTGGACATCAACCCGTTCCTGCCGATGGGCATCGACCTCACCGAATCACGGTTCCTCGACGCATTCCTGCTGTACTGCGCGCTGAACGACAGCCCGCTGTTGACCAGTACCAGCTGCGGTAACGCAACGTCAAACTTCCTCAGCGTGGTCAAGGAAGGTCGTCGTCCGGGCCTGCAACTGCAACGCGACGGGCAAGCGGTGGACATGAAGGAATGGGCCGGCGAATTGCTGGAGAAGATTGCACCATTGGCGGCGCTGCTGGATCAGAGCCATGGCGGCGATGCCCACAGCAAGGCGCTGGACGCCCAAATGGCCAAGGTCCAGGACTCGTCCCTGACGCCATCGGCCCAGGTGCTGGCAGCGATGGCCGAGCACAAGGAAAGCTTCGCCCAGTTCTCCTTGCGCCAAAGCCAGGCGCATGCGGAGTTTTTCCGCAGCGAGCCGCTTTCAGGCGAAGAACAGGCCAGGTTTGAAGAGTTGGCGCGTTCGTCGTTGGCTCAACAGGCTGAACTTGAACAGAACGAAGTCGGCGATTTCGATGTGTTTGTCGGGTCGTATCAGGCGAGCATTCTGGCGATCAGCAACTAA
- a CDS encoding PaaI family thioesterase, protein MEIPAGLTESAFFKLLGCRLHSLDTGVAQVALALEPQLRNRGGKLHGGALFSLVDIAMGLACSSTHGFDQQSATIECKINYIRAVADGEVMCTARVIHPGRRTLVVEADVMQGDKLVAKAQGTFAVL, encoded by the coding sequence ATGGAGATCCCGGCCGGCTTGACCGAAAGCGCATTTTTCAAGCTGCTGGGGTGTCGCTTGCACAGCCTGGACACCGGGGTGGCGCAAGTTGCCCTGGCGCTGGAGCCACAGTTGCGCAATCGCGGCGGCAAGCTGCACGGCGGGGCTTTGTTCAGTCTGGTGGACATTGCCATGGGGCTGGCCTGCTCCAGCACCCACGGCTTTGACCAGCAAAGCGCGACCATCGAGTGCAAGATCAACTACATCCGCGCCGTCGCCGACGGTGAAGTGATGTGCACGGCCAGGGTGATCCACCCGGGCCGTCGCACGCTTGTCGTCGAGGCCGATGTGATGCAAGGCGACAAACTGGTCGCAAAAGCACAAGGCACGTTCGCTGTCCTGTAG
- a CDS encoding Tex family protein — protein MDSINSRIAEELGVRPQQVEAAVALLDEGSTVPFIARYRKEVTGSLDDTQLRHLEERLRYLRELDERRISILASIEEQGKLTPALERDIKLADTKTRLEDLYLPYKQKRRTKGQIALEAGLGELADGLFNDPTLNPETEAARFIDAEKGVADVKAALEGAKYILMERFAEDAGLLDKLRNYLKQEATLSARVIAGKEEEGAKFRDYFEHDEPLKSMPSHRALAIFRGRNEGILSSALKVGDELPGTMHPCEGMIGQQFGIQNQNRAADKWLGEVVRWTWKVKLYTHLETDLLGELRDGAETEAINVFAHNLHDLLLAAPAGPRATLGLDPGLRTGCKVAVVDATGKLLDHATVYPHVPHNKWDQTLAVLAALCAKHSVDLIAIGNGTASRETDKLAAELIKKYPAMKMTKVMVSEAGASVYSASELASKEFPDLDVSIRGAVSIARRLQDPLAELVKIDPKSIGVGQYQHDVSQLKLARGLDAVVEDCVNAVGVDVNTASVALLARISGLNATLAQNIVAHRDEHGAFKTRAALKKVARLGEKTFEQAAGFLRVMNGDNPLDSSAVHPEAYPLVQRIAAETDRDIRSLIGDAAFLKRLDPKKYTDETFGLPTVTDILQELEKPGRDPRPEFKTAEFQDGVEDLKDLQLGMILEGVVTNVTNFGAFVDIGVHQDGLVHISALSEKFIKDPREAVKAGDVVKVKVMEVDIPRKRVGLSMRMSDTPGEKIDGARGARPGSAPRQSQNTAPRKETPAAAPTNNAMASLFANAKQLKKR, from the coding sequence ATGGACAGCATCAACAGCCGCATCGCCGAGGAACTCGGCGTCCGCCCACAACAGGTCGAAGCGGCCGTCGCGCTACTCGATGAAGGCTCCACGGTGCCCTTCATCGCCCGCTACCGGAAAGAAGTGACCGGCAGCCTCGATGACACGCAACTGCGTCATCTGGAAGAGCGTCTGCGCTACCTGCGAGAACTCGACGAACGGCGTATCAGCATCCTCGCCAGCATCGAGGAGCAAGGCAAGCTGACCCCTGCACTTGAGCGCGACATCAAGCTCGCCGACACCAAGACCCGCCTCGAAGACTTGTACCTGCCGTACAAGCAGAAGCGCCGCACCAAGGGCCAGATCGCCCTGGAAGCCGGCCTCGGCGAACTGGCCGACGGCCTGTTCAACGATCCAACCCTGAACCCGGAAACCGAAGCGGCGCGCTTCATCGACGCCGAAAAAGGCGTGGCCGATGTGAAGGCCGCCCTCGAAGGCGCCAAGTACATCCTCATGGAGCGCTTCGCCGAAGACGCCGGTCTGCTGGACAAGCTGCGCAATTACCTCAAGCAGGAAGCCACCCTCAGTGCCCGCGTGATCGCCGGCAAGGAAGAGGAAGGCGCCAAGTTCCGCGACTACTTCGAACACGACGAACCGCTGAAAAGCATGCCGTCCCACCGCGCACTGGCGATTTTCCGTGGCCGCAACGAAGGCATTCTCAGCTCCGCGCTGAAAGTCGGTGACGAACTGCCGGGCACCATGCACCCGTGCGAAGGCATGATCGGCCAGCAATTCGGCATCCAGAACCAGAACCGCGCCGCCGACAAATGGCTGGGCGAAGTGGTGCGCTGGACCTGGAAGGTCAAGCTCTACACCCACCTGGAAACCGATCTGCTGGGCGAGCTGCGCGACGGCGCGGAAACCGAAGCGATCAACGTGTTCGCCCACAACCTGCACGACCTGCTGCTGGCCGCGCCGGCCGGCCCGCGTGCCACCCTGGGCCTCGATCCGGGCCTGCGCACCGGCTGCAAGGTCGCCGTGGTCGACGCCACCGGCAAGCTGCTGGACCACGCCACGGTTTACCCGCACGTGCCGCACAACAAGTGGGACCAGACCCTCGCCGTGCTCGCCGCCCTGTGCGCCAAGCATTCGGTGGACCTGATCGCCATCGGCAACGGCACCGCCAGCCGCGAAACCGACAAGCTGGCGGCTGAACTGATCAAAAAATACCCAGCCATGAAGATGACCAAAGTCATGGTCTCCGAGGCCGGTGCATCGGTGTACTCGGCTTCGGAACTGGCTTCCAAGGAATTCCCGGACCTGGACGTGTCGATCCGTGGCGCGGTGTCCATCGCTCGTCGCTTGCAGGACCCGCTGGCCGAGCTGGTGAAAATCGATCCGAAATCCATCGGCGTTGGCCAATACCAGCACGACGTGTCGCAGCTGAAACTGGCGCGCGGCCTGGACGCAGTGGTCGAAGATTGCGTGAACGCCGTGGGCGTGGACGTGAATACTGCATCCGTGGCGCTGCTGGCGCGCATCTCCGGCCTCAACGCGACCCTGGCGCAGAACATCGTTGCCCACCGCGACGAGCACGGTGCGTTCAAAACCCGTGCGGCATTGAAGAAAGTCGCCCGACTGGGTGAAAAAACCTTCGAACAGGCCGCCGGCTTCCTGCGCGTAATGAATGGCGACAACCCGCTGGATTCGTCGGCGGTTCACCCGGAAGCCTACCCGCTGGTGCAGCGCATTGCCGCTGAAACCGACCGCGACATTCGCTCGCTGATCGGCGACGCCGCGTTCCTCAAGCGCCTGGACCCGAAGAAGTACACCGACGAAACGTTCGGCCTGCCGACGGTCACCGACATTCTGCAAGAGCTGGAAAAACCTGGCCGCGACCCGCGTCCCGAGTTCAAGACCGCCGAGTTCCAGGACGGCGTCGAAGACCTCAAGGACCTGCAACTGGGCATGATCCTCGAAGGCGTGGTCACCAACGTGACCAACTTCGGTGCCTTCGTCGACATCGGCGTGCATCAGGACGGTCTGGTGCACATTTCCGCGCTGTCGGAGAAGTTCATCAAGGATCCACGCGAAGCGGTGAAGGCCGGTGATGTGGTCAAGGTGAAGGTCATGGAAGTCGATATCCCGCGCAAACGCGTCGGCCTGTCGATGCGCATGAGCGACACCCCGGGCGAGAAGATCGACGGTGCCCGTGGTGCACGTCCGGGGTCGGCTCCGCGCCAATCCCAGAACACCGCGCCGCGCAAGGAAACCCCGGCAGCGGCTCCGACCAACAACGCCATGGCGTCGCTGTTCGCCAACGCCAAGCAGTTGAAGAAACGCTGA